The genome window TACGAATGCCCATCCTTCCCTCACAGGGCAAGTCCAAGTCATATGAAAAAGTACAGCCTTTCCTCCCACAACAAGGAAAATGTGATTTAATCCTACAAATTTACAAgccaagataaaataaaaagaaaacgtGGAAAACCCCACGAGGCCAGCAGTCCAAGACTTGAGGTTGTACCCGTGGCAGCCCTGTGGCAGTGGCGCCCCGGTCCACAGTCTGGACCCAGACACCGCCTCCAGCGCCTGCGCGGTCGGTGCTCCCCAGGGTGGGTCCAGGTCGGCTGGGAGCCTCAGAACTTGAGGCTGAAGCCTGGGCCCGCGGCCGAGGCCCCCTGGTTTGTGGTGGTGAGGTGGAAGCCGGTCTCCTTCAGGTCGTCGTCGCCCTGTGGACACAGTGGCATGTAGGGCCCGGGCCAGGCCAGCCCTGCCTCGGGGActcctctccccagctcctgccCACCCCTTACCAGCTGGCTGtatcccaggcctccctctggAGGTCGTGGGCTGGTGCCTCGCTTCACCCTCTGCTGTTCGCTCTTGGCCGGCCACGTGGGGAACATGGAGGGGTCGATGGGGAGGGGGGTCTCACGGAAATACTCATGCTTGAGGCCGTCTTCTGCATTGACTCTCCGCCCAGGGAAATATGTCAGAAACCTGGGAGAAAAAGGTGCTATGTGCCACCAATGGGGCAGCCTGGGGGCAGGGCCAAGGTGGACAGGGGCGGGGCGCAGGGCAGGACGCACTTGTTCATGAGGTCGAAGCCCTGGTCTGAGAGCAGAGCCCCGAAGCGCTTGCGGAGGTTGTTATAGGGGTACTCGGTGAAGGTCATCTTCTTGACAGCTGGGAGGTCATTGTAGCCAGGCCAGATTTTCTCACTGGGGGTGCCGAGGTCCTACAAGAGGGAGCATCTCAAGACACTCGGGTCGTGCAGGGAAGGATGGCCTGGCCCGGGCACCTGCACTTGCCCCCAGCGGGCACATACCTTGAACACTTTGTTGATCTGATCGATTTCCGACTTCCCAGGGAATAGCGGCTTCTGAGTCAGCAGCTCCCCAAAGATGCAGCCCACCGACCACATGTCCACGGCCGTGGAGTACTCCTGgggccagggaggaggcagggagtgCTCAGGGGCTGAGGGCCGGCATGCCCCGGGGGCTCTGGAACACCCACACTCACCTTGGCTCCCAGCAAAAGCTCAGGGGCTCGGTACCACAGCGTCACGACCACTGGGGTGTAGGCCTTCAGAGGGGACCCATACTCCCGTGCCAGCCCGAAGTCCCCCACCTGTGAGGGGAGAGGGTGGGTTGCAGACGGCTCGAGGCTGAGagctgccccgcccccagccgcCGGGCAGGGCTCACCTTGAGGATGCCCGCGTGGCTCAGCAGCAGGTTGGACGTCTTGAGGTCTCGGTGCAGGATCCAGTTGTCGTGGAGGTGCTTCACTCCACGCAGCAGCTGGATCATCAGTGTCTTCACTTCCCCTGTGGCAACGGGCAGCACAGGGCTGGTGCCTGGCTACTCGCCTCTGTGGCAGCCACTGGCTGTTCCAGCATATGCGCAACCAGTGGGATAGGGTCACAGTTCAAGGTCAgcagcccccccacccctgcccaaacAGCCTGAGGGTGGGACATCCCTCAGGGGATGTGGGTCCAGGGCCACCCCATGGGACTGACTGGGACCCACCTGGCAGGAAAGGCTGCTTCATGGTCTCCATGAGGCTCTTGAGGTCGTGCTCTACGTAGTTCATGACGATGTAGATCTTGTCCATGTTGCTGCCCACGACGATCTCCTAGGAAACAACAGCAGGTCCGAGGGGTCAGGGCCCCAGCCAGCCCTGCTGCCACCAGCGCTCCCAAGAGACGTGAGATCCCAGGGCCGGACACCCGGTGACACAGCAGGGACCCCCCAAATGTGATGGCCACCAGGGGCGCAGCACTGGGGCCCTGTGGGCAGAGGTGCATGGGCCTCACCCTGACAGTGACGATATTGGGGTGTTGCGCCTTGAGGATGGTGTTGATCTCCCTCAGTGACGTGATTGGGAagccctccttctccttctccatttTCAGTCGCTTTAGAGCCACAATTTCATCTGAAAAGTAAGTTACCAGAAGACGGACACTGAGACCTTCTTCTACCCACATGCTCCCATTTATGGCTGTCCCCTAGAATCACAGGACGTGGCCAACTggcctccctgggggctcagagcttggaccGCCTCCGTCTCTGAGGCCCTGGCCCCCGGGGCACACACCTGCTCAGGTGCTGTCACTCCAGGCCTGGCCTGGTGAACTTCATACTCACAAGCAGCACAGGGCTTCTTGGTCAGGCTGACTTCTGTGGGTGCCAAGAGCCAGCTGCTCAGGTGTGCACCAGCCAGGTGAGGCCCCATGAGGGCCAGCACCAGGGGAGGGGTGACCCCTGGGATCAGAAGGAACCATGCCCAATGACTTTGACACTGAAGGTGACAGGGGCCTGTGGTGCTGGCTGGCACTCTGGGCCACCTGGTCCATGTCCCACACCCCCTTCCCTGTGGGGGACCACCCTGGGCTGCATCCCACCTGTCTTCTTGTCCTTTGCTCTGTACACCACCCCGTAGGTGCCTTCCTCAATCCTGTTCAGACACTGGAACTCCTCCACACTCCGACAGCCCTAGGGGAGGCACCAGCGTGAGGGCATGGTAGCCAGGCTCACGGCCCACAGAAAAGCCTCAACTAGACATCTCCAGAGGCCCAGATGGTGCTCAGGCAGGACCTGGGAGCAATAATCTTCTCAGCCTCTGCTCACTCCTTCAGTGAGCAGGCGCCCTCTATCCAATAGCCGGCCCTGGGCACTGGCCCCGCCGTGACACCTCCAGCCACTGATCCTAAGATGATGCCAAGACAGCAGGGACCCTCTGTGTTGCACCCTCAGCTGGTGCAGCAGCCCTCAGGAGCAATGGCACCCTCAGTGCACCTTGGGCCCTCACCCTCTTGggacctgcccctcccccaagtcCCTCCCTGCAGTACTTTGGTTACTGAATTGCGGGGCGATGCGCACCACTGCCCTCTGACCCCCACAGGGCAATAAGGCAAGGAAGGTCAACGGCCCATCTGCCCAGGCCGAGGCAGAAGTGACTGCAGAGCTGACTGCACACGAGGTGGCCTGACTCTTATGCAGGGGCCCCTTGTGGGAGTCCTGGCTGCAGTTGCAGGAGCTGTCCTCCAGCAAGCCTACTGGACAAGAGACCAGACCATGACAGGGGATATGTCGGAGGCTGGGGGCCAGGCCTGGCCAGGGATAGACCCCCACAGTGAGGACCCAGCTTCTGCTCCCAGCCACCAGCCCTATCCATGGGCAACAAAGGGGAGGTTCCTCACCTGCAGGGCGGGCAGGTACTTGGGCAGCTCCTGCTTGAGCTCGATGGGTGACAGGGCTGGGGAGTCAGGCACAAAGTCCCCTTCGGTGAGGGCGCTGCTCTGGGGGGTGCCCTCACCCGCCTCCTCTTCCCCCTCTTCACTCTCTCCAGAATCGTGGTCAAACCGTGACTCTGGAACTTCAGAAATTAAACCCAATCTCAGAACCAGAGACAGTGTCACAACCCCCACCCATTCTGGGGGGAATATGAGCACGAGCACCTCCGGGGGCCAGGACACACTGTGTCCCACTGCCCTGGACAGAGGGCGCCATGTCTTGGGGCCACTGGCCAGGCCGGGACCACTGTGAGCTAATGACCAGTTGTCTGAGAAGGCCGGCCTAGAATTGGTGTCCAGTGGCCCAAGGCCTTGGCCTGGCTGTTGGCAGAGGCCACAAAGTCCCAGGCCAGTGACTGGTCTGTGGTCAGAGCCCAGCTGGTGTTTTCTAGCTCCTGTCCCAATGTCCAGGCCGAGCAGCCCCCAGAAGGGTGCCCAGGGAACCAGCAGCTGGGTCCTGGACATAGCAGCTGGGTGCCCCTGTGGCTTCTGGGTAGGACGTGCAACAGACAAGGGTTATTTGTGGGTCACGGTCCCACCACAACTCTGACATGGGTCAAGCACCCTGGTCAGAGGTGGACGAGGAAGAGGTGAACCACCACTTGGGGGCGTCTCACCAACCAAGACGTGGTTCTCATTCTCTCGCTCCTCATCTTCACTCATTTCTTCTTCACTCACTTCTTCTGCAAGAGAAACAGGTGTCAGCTAAGACCCTCTACAAGAGGTAGCAAAGGGCCCTCACATGATCAGTGGGGGTCTCACGAGGTCCCAGTCAGCAAGGCATTTTCAAGATGGATATTTGTTTACTTAGACTTTATTGTTGTGTAACTTCTAAGCTCCTATCACATTAAGCCTCAGGCTCGAGCTCACCGGCTGACTGTCCAGACACATCCTCCGAGTTGCTTccagtctcctcctcctcctcttcttcctcttcctcctcttcctcctccgaCTCCTCACTGctgctcccctcttcctcctcctcctcctcttcctcctcctcagaaCCTGACCCCGACTCCGCTTTAGGAAGAAAACAGGCAGCAGTGAACTTGGGGCCCGCCCTGTGGTGGCTGAGTTGGGCAGGGCCGGGCAAGCAGTCACCTGACGAGGACTCAGCAGAGCTGGTCTTCCTCTCGCTGTCGCTGACGTCCTGCAGGTCGGACAGCAGGTCTCTCTCTtccactttctcttctttcacttataAAATAAACCATTGAAGGTTAATGTGGggcaatgttttaaaataaaacattagatGGTGCTTCTCATATAAGAGAACCAGCTCATCTACAGACCAAGGGAGGAAGACAAGTCTTCAAATCCTCCAGCACATGAACTTACACAAATAGCCCTTCACACACACAGGTACTGCAGCACCCTGTGATGTTGTGAAGCATCAGTCTCTGAACTCAGGTGTCCCCCTAGCAAAGACCACCCTGTGCTGGGTCCGCAGGCACTGTGCGGCCTTACCTGGCTTCCGGCTGTCCCCTGGCTCAAGTCTTTCTCGAGGAGGCCGGAGCGGGCTACGGCTCCAGTGGCTGGCTTTCACCTTGTCGCTGTAATCCTCTCTCACGGTCCGGTGATGTGCAGACACTGCGCAAGAACAG of Bubalus bubalis isolate 160015118507 breed Murrah chromosome 5, NDDB_SH_1, whole genome shotgun sequence contains these proteins:
- the LOC102408240 gene encoding cyclin-dependent kinase 11B isoform X7; amino-acid sequence: MSQSDDRDSKRDSLEEGELRDHRMEITIRNSPYRREDSMEDRGEEDDSLAIKPPQQMSRKEKAHHRKDEKRKEKRRHRSHSAEGGKHARVKEKEREHERRKRHREEQDKARREWERQKRRELAREHSRRERDRLEQLERKRERERKMREQQKEQREQKERERRAEERRKEREARREVSAHHRTVREDYSDKVKASHWSRSPLRPPRERLEPGDSRKPVKEEKVEERDLLSDLQDVSDSERKTSSAESSSAESGSGSEEEEEEEEEEEGSSSEESEEEEEEEEEEEEEETGSNSEDVSGQSAEEVSEEEMSEDEERENENHVLVVPESRFDHDSGESEEGEEEAGEGTPQSSALTEGDFVPDSPALSPIELKQELPKYLPALQGCRSVEEFQCLNRIEEGTYGVVYRAKDKKTDEIVALKRLKMEKEKEGFPITSLREINTILKAQHPNIVTVREIVVGSNMDKIYIVMNYVEHDLKSLMETMKQPFLPGEVKTLMIQLLRGVKHLHDNWILHRDLKTSNLLLSHAGILKVGDFGLAREYGSPLKAYTPVVVTLWYRAPELLLGAKEYSTAVDMWSVGCIFGELLTQKPLFPGKSEIDQINKVFKDLGTPSEKIWPGYNDLPAVKKMTFTEYPYNNLRKRFGALLSDQGFDLMNKFLTYFPGRRVNAEDGLKHEYFRETPLPIDPSMFPTWPAKSEQQRVKRGTSPRPPEGGLGYSQLGDDDLKETGFHLTTTNQGASAAGPGFSLKF
- the LOC102408240 gene encoding cyclin-dependent kinase 11B isoform X4, producing the protein MSASVKPPALVELDPGPGEKPGGRPLLAWAPMFSHRSEKIPLGQSDGSPEEQVLTVTVTETTVIEADLGVWGARALTYLTLWFFFSFCTLFLNKYILSLLEGEPSMLGAVQMLSTTLIGCVKIFVPCCFYQHKTRLSYPPNFIMTMLFVGLMRFATVVLGLVSLKNVAVSFAETVKSSAPIFTVILSRTVLGEHTGLLVNLSLIPVMGGLALCTATEMSFNFLGFSAALSTNIMDCLQNVFSKKLLSGDKYRFSAAELQFYTSTAAVAMLVPAWIFFMDLPVIGRSGRSFRYSQDVVLLLLADGVLFHLQSVTAYALMGRISPVTFSVLTQMGDEKDSWKVKTLDEILQEKKRRKEQEEKAEIKRLKNSDDRDSKRDSLEEGELRDHRMEITIRNSPYRREDSMEDRGEEDDSLAIKPPQQMSRKEKAHHRKDEKRKEKRRHRSHSAEGGKHARVKEKEREHERRKRHREEQDKARREWERQKRRELAREHSRRERDRLEQLERKRERERKMREQQKEQREQKERERRAEERRKEREARREVSAHHRTVREDYSDKVKASHWSRSPLRPPRERLEPGDSRKPVKEEKVEERDLLSDLQDVSDSERKTSSAESSSAESGSGSEEEEEEEEEEEGSSSEESEEEEEEEEEEEEEETGSNSEDVSGQSAEEVSEEEMSEDEERENENHVLVVPESRFDHDSGESEEGEEEAGEGTPQSSALTEGDFVPDSPALSPIELKQELPKYLPALQGCRSVEEFQCLNRIEEGTYGVVYRAKDKKTDEIVALKRLKMEKEKEGFPITSLREINTILKAQHPNIVTVREIVVGSNMDKIYIVMNYVEHDLKSLMETMKQPFLPGEVKTLMIQLLRGVKHLHDNWILHRDLKTSNLLLSHAGILKVGDFGLAREYGSPLKAYTPVVVTLWYRAPELLLGAKEYSTAVDMWSVGCIFGELLTQKPLFPGKSEIDQINKVFKDLGTPSEKIWPGYNDLPAVKKMTFTEYPYNNLRKRFGALLSDQGFDLMNKFLTYFPGRRVNAEDGLKHEYFRETPLPIDPSMFPTWPAKSEQQRVKRGTSPRPPEGGLGYSQLGDDDLKETGFHLTTTNQGASAAGPGFSLKF
- the LOC102408240 gene encoding cyclin-dependent kinase 11B isoform X6, translated to MGDEKDSWKVKTLDEILQEKKRRKEQEEKAEIKRLKNSDDRDSKRDSLEEGELRDHRMEITIRNSPYRREDSMEDRGEEDDSLAIKPPQQMSRKEKAHHRKDEKRKEKRRHRSHSAEGGKHARVKEKEREHERRKRHREEQDKARREWERQKRRELAREHSRRERDRLEQLERKRERERKMREQQKEQREQKERERRAEERRKEREARREVSAHHRTVREDYSDKVKASHWSRSPLRPPRERLEPGDSRKPVKEEKVEERDLLSDLQDVSDSERKTSSAESSSAESGSGSEEEEEEEEEEEGSSSEESEEEEEEEEEEEEEETGSNSEDVSGQSAEEVSEEEMSEDEERENENHVLVVPESRFDHDSGESEEGEEEAGEGTPQSSALTEGDFVPDSPALSPIELKQELPKYLPALQGCRSVEEFQCLNRIEEGTYGVVYRAKDKKTDEIVALKRLKMEKEKEGFPITSLREINTILKAQHPNIVTVREIVVGSNMDKIYIVMNYVEHDLKSLMETMKQPFLPGEVKTLMIQLLRGVKHLHDNWILHRDLKTSNLLLSHAGILKVGDFGLAREYGSPLKAYTPVVVTLWYRAPELLLGAKEYSTAVDMWSVGCIFGELLTQKPLFPGKSEIDQINKVFKDLGTPSEKIWPGYNDLPAVKKMTFTEYPYNNLRKRFGALLSDQGFDLMNKFLTYFPGRRVNAEDGLKHEYFRETPLPIDPSMFPTWPAKSEQQRVKRGTSPRPPEGGLGYSQLGDDDLKETGFHLTTTNQGASAAGPGFSLKF
- the LOC102408240 gene encoding cyclin-dependent kinase 11B isoform X5: MGLPPSNGPVAHAAQVVFQINSPDGENSSRVLTQMGDEKDSWKVKTLDEILQEKKRRKEQEEKAEIKRLKNSDDRDSKRDSLEEGELRDHRMEITIRNSPYRREDSMEDRGEEDDSLAIKPPQQMSRKEKAHHRKDEKRKEKRRHRSHSAEGGKHARVKEKEREHERRKRHREEQDKARREWERQKRRELAREHSRRERDRLEQLERKRERERKMREQQKEQREQKERERRAEERRKEREARREVSAHHRTVREDYSDKVKASHWSRSPLRPPRERLEPGDSRKPVKEEKVEERDLLSDLQDVSDSERKTSSAESSSAESGSGSEEEEEEEEEEEGSSSEESEEEEEEEEEEEEEETGSNSEDVSGQSAEEVSEEEMSEDEERENENHVLVVPESRFDHDSGESEEGEEEAGEGTPQSSALTEGDFVPDSPALSPIELKQELPKYLPALQGCRSVEEFQCLNRIEEGTYGVVYRAKDKKTDEIVALKRLKMEKEKEGFPITSLREINTILKAQHPNIVTVREIVVGSNMDKIYIVMNYVEHDLKSLMETMKQPFLPGEVKTLMIQLLRGVKHLHDNWILHRDLKTSNLLLSHAGILKVGDFGLAREYGSPLKAYTPVVVTLWYRAPELLLGAKEYSTAVDMWSVGCIFGELLTQKPLFPGKSEIDQINKVFKDLGTPSEKIWPGYNDLPAVKKMTFTEYPYNNLRKRFGALLSDQGFDLMNKFLTYFPGRRVNAEDGLKHEYFRETPLPIDPSMFPTWPAKSEQQRVKRGTSPRPPEGGLGYSQLGDDDLKETGFHLTTTNQGASAAGPGFSLKF
- the LOC102408240 gene encoding cyclin-dependent kinase 11B isoform X2, with amino-acid sequence MSASVKPPALVELDPGPGEKPGGRPLLAWAPMFSHRSEKIPLGQSDGSPEEQVLTVTVTETTVIEADLGVWGARALTYLTLWFFFSFCTLFLNKYILSLLEGEPSMLGAVQMLSTTLIGCVKIFVPCCFYQHKTRLSYPPNFIMTMLFVGLMRFATVVLGLVSLKNVAVSFAETVKSSAPIFTVILSRTVLGEHTGLLVNLSLIPVMGGLALCTATEMSFNFLGFSAALSTNIMDCLQNVFSKKLLSGDKYRFSAAELQFYTSTAAVAMLVPAWIFFMTPGHRCHRSSPGGHAAAVPLALVQDLPVIGRSGRSFRYSQDVVLLLLADGVLFHLQSVTAYALMGRISPVTFSVLTQMGDEKDSWKVKTLDEILQEKKRRKEQEEKAEIKRLKNSDDRDSKRDSLEEGELRDHRMEITIRNSPYRREDSMEDRGEEDDSLAIKPPQQMSRKEKAHHRKDEKRKEKRRHRSHSAEGGKHARVKEKEREHERRKRHREEQDKARREWERQKRRELAREHSRRERDRLEQLERKRERERKMREQQKEQREQKERERRAEERRKEREARREVSAHHRTVREDYSDKVKASHWSRSPLRPPRERLEPGDSRKPVKEEKVEERDLLSDLQDVSDSERKTSSAESSSAESGSGSEEEEEEEEEEEGSSSEESEEEEEEEEEEEEEETGSNSEDVSGQSAEVSEEEMSEDEERENENHVLVVPESRFDHDSGESEEGEEEAGEGTPQSSALTEGDFVPDSPALSPIELKQELPKYLPALQGCRSVEEFQCLNRIEEGTYGVVYRAKDKKTDEIVALKRLKMEKEKEGFPITSLREINTILKAQHPNIVTVREIVVGSNMDKIYIVMNYVEHDLKSLMETMKQPFLPGEVKTLMIQLLRGVKHLHDNWILHRDLKTSNLLLSHAGILKVGDFGLAREYGSPLKAYTPVVVTLWYRAPELLLGAKEYSTAVDMWSVGCIFGELLTQKPLFPGKSEIDQINKVFKDLGTPSEKIWPGYNDLPAVKKMTFTEYPYNNLRKRFGALLSDQGFDLMNKFLTYFPGRRVNAEDGLKHEYFRETPLPIDPSMFPTWPAKSEQQRVKRGTSPRPPEGGLGYSQLGDDDLKETGFHLTTTNQGASAAGPGFSLKF
- the LOC102408240 gene encoding cyclin-dependent kinase 11B isoform X3; its protein translation is MSASVKPPALVELDPGPGEKPGGRPLLAWAPMFSHRSEKIPLGQSDGSPEEQVLTVTVTETTVIEADLGVWGARALTYLTLWFFFSFCTLFLNKYILSLLEGEPSMLGAVQMLSTTLIGCVKIFVPCCFYQHKTRLSYPPNFIMTMLFVGLMRFATVVLGLVSLKNVAVSFAETVKSSAPIFTVILSRTVLGEHTGLLVNLSLIPVMGGLALCTATEMSFNFLGFSAALSTNIMDCLQNVFSKKLLSGDKYRFSAAELQFYTSTAAVAMLVPAWIFFMTPGHRCHRSSPGGHAAAVPLALVQDLPVIGRSGRSFRYSQDVVLLLLADGVLFHLQSVTAYALMGRISPVTFSVLTQMGDEKDSWKVKTLDEILQEKKRRKEQEEKAEIKRLKNSDDRDSKRDSLEEGELRDHRMEITIRNSPYRREDSMEDRGEEDDSLAIKPPQQMSRKEKAHHRKDEKRKEKRKHARVKEKEREHERRKRHREEQDKARREWERQKRRELAREHSRRERDRLEQLERKRERERKMREQQKEQREQKERERRAEERRKEREARREVSAHHRTVREDYSDKVKASHWSRSPLRPPRERLEPGDSRKPVKEEKVEERDLLSDLQDVSDSERKTSSAESSSAESGSGSEEEEEEEEEEEGSSSEESEEEEEEEEEEEEEETGSNSEDVSGQSAEEVSEEEMSEDEERENENHVLVVPESRFDHDSGESEEGEEEAGEGTPQSSALTEGDFVPDSPALSPIELKQELPKYLPALQGCRSVEEFQCLNRIEEGTYGVVYRAKDKKTDEIVALKRLKMEKEKEGFPITSLREINTILKAQHPNIVTVREIVVGSNMDKIYIVMNYVEHDLKSLMETMKQPFLPGEVKTLMIQLLRGVKHLHDNWILHRDLKTSNLLLSHAGILKVGDFGLAREYGSPLKAYTPVVVTLWYRAPELLLGAKEYSTAVDMWSVGCIFGELLTQKPLFPGKSEIDQINKVFKDLGTPSEKIWPGYNDLPAVKKMTFTEYPYNNLRKRFGALLSDQGFDLMNKFLTYFPGRRVNAEDGLKHEYFRETPLPIDPSMFPTWPAKSEQQRVKRGTSPRPPEGGLGYSQLGDDDLKETGFHLTTTNQGASAAGPGFSLKF
- the LOC102408240 gene encoding cyclin-dependent kinase 11B isoform X1, producing the protein MSASVKPPALVELDPGPGEKPGGRPLLAWAPMFSHRSEKIPLGQSDGSPEEQVLTVTVTETTVIEADLGVWGARALTYLTLWFFFSFCTLFLNKYILSLLEGEPSMLGAVQMLSTTLIGCVKIFVPCCFYQHKTRLSYPPNFIMTMLFVGLMRFATVVLGLVSLKNVAVSFAETVKSSAPIFTVILSRTVLGEHTGLLVNLSLIPVMGGLALCTATEMSFNFLGFSAALSTNIMDCLQNVFSKKLLSGDKYRFSAAELQFYTSTAAVAMLVPAWIFFMTPGHRCHRSSPGGHAAAVPLALVQDLPVIGRSGRSFRYSQDVVLLLLADGVLFHLQSVTAYALMGRISPVTFSVLTQMGDEKDSWKVKTLDEILQEKKRRKEQEEKAEIKRLKNSDDRDSKRDSLEEGELRDHRMEITIRNSPYRREDSMEDRGEEDDSLAIKPPQQMSRKEKAHHRKDEKRKEKRRHRSHSAEGGKHARVKEKEREHERRKRHREEQDKARREWERQKRRELAREHSRRERDRLEQLERKRERERKMREQQKEQREQKERERRAEERRKEREARREVSAHHRTVREDYSDKVKASHWSRSPLRPPRERLEPGDSRKPVKEEKVEERDLLSDLQDVSDSERKTSSAESSSAESGSGSEEEEEEEEEEEGSSSEESEEEEEEEEEEEEEETGSNSEDVSGQSAEEVSEEEMSEDEERENENHVLVVPESRFDHDSGESEEGEEEAGEGTPQSSALTEGDFVPDSPALSPIELKQELPKYLPALQGCRSVEEFQCLNRIEEGTYGVVYRAKDKKTDEIVALKRLKMEKEKEGFPITSLREINTILKAQHPNIVTVREIVVGSNMDKIYIVMNYVEHDLKSLMETMKQPFLPGEVKTLMIQLLRGVKHLHDNWILHRDLKTSNLLLSHAGILKVGDFGLAREYGSPLKAYTPVVVTLWYRAPELLLGAKEYSTAVDMWSVGCIFGELLTQKPLFPGKSEIDQINKVFKDLGTPSEKIWPGYNDLPAVKKMTFTEYPYNNLRKRFGALLSDQGFDLMNKFLTYFPGRRVNAEDGLKHEYFRETPLPIDPSMFPTWPAKSEQQRVKRGTSPRPPEGGLGYSQLGDDDLKETGFHLTTTNQGASAAGPGFSLKF